From a single Micromonospora pallida genomic region:
- a CDS encoding cellulase family glycosylhydrolase, which yields MLLASLVAAVALVPLALSSAAGAADAPTASFTKVNDWGSGWEGRYTITNSGAVTITSWRLELDLPAGTTIGSYWDALLTSGGQHHTFTNQSWNGTVAPGASVSFGFVANGSGSPTGCTLNGRPCTGGITPTTPPPTTVPPTTPPPTAGTPVAANGQLRVCGRQLCNRNGKAVQLRGMSTHGIQWYANCATPASLDVLAREWNADVLRISMYVQEGGYETDPQRFTDLVHNYIELATARGMYAIVDWHMLSPGDPNVNLTRARTFFAEIAERHKNKVNVLYEIANEPNGVAWSAIRSYAEQVVPVIRSRDPEAVVLVGTPDWSSLGVSGSGGGVDTIAATPVTGGNLMYVFHFYAASHGDLYYNTFAQAADRLPLFVTEFGTQEHTGDGANNFAMAQRYLDLMASKKISWTNWNFSDDFRSGAVFTTGTCGSGQFGGTSRLKPAGGWIRDRIRTPDDF from the coding sequence ATCCTGCTGGCCAGCCTCGTCGCGGCGGTGGCGCTGGTCCCGCTCGCCCTGTCCAGCGCCGCCGGTGCGGCCGACGCGCCGACCGCGAGCTTCACCAAGGTGAACGACTGGGGTTCGGGGTGGGAGGGCAGGTACACGATCACCAACTCCGGTGCCGTCACCATCACCTCCTGGCGGCTGGAACTCGACCTGCCCGCCGGCACCACCATCGGCTCGTACTGGGACGCGCTGCTGACCAGCGGCGGCCAGCACCACACCTTCACCAACCAGTCCTGGAACGGCACGGTCGCCCCGGGCGCCTCGGTGTCTTTCGGCTTCGTCGCGAACGGATCCGGCAGCCCGACCGGCTGCACCCTGAACGGTCGGCCCTGCACCGGCGGCATCACCCCGACCACCCCGCCGCCGACCACCGTCCCGCCCACGACGCCGCCGCCGACCGCCGGCACGCCGGTCGCGGCCAACGGCCAGCTCCGGGTCTGCGGTCGCCAGCTCTGCAACCGCAACGGCAAGGCGGTCCAGTTGCGGGGCATGAGCACCCACGGCATCCAGTGGTACGCGAACTGCGCCACCCCGGCCTCGCTGGACGTCCTCGCCCGCGAGTGGAACGCCGACGTGCTGCGGATCTCCATGTACGTCCAGGAGGGTGGTTACGAGACCGACCCACAGCGCTTCACCGACCTGGTGCACAACTACATCGAGCTGGCCACCGCCCGGGGCATGTACGCCATCGTCGACTGGCACATGCTCAGCCCCGGCGACCCGAACGTCAACCTGACCCGGGCCCGTACCTTCTTCGCCGAGATCGCCGAACGGCACAAGAACAAGGTAAACGTCCTCTACGAGATCGCCAACGAGCCCAACGGGGTGGCGTGGAGTGCCATCAGGAGCTATGCCGAGCAGGTCGTTCCAGTGATCCGTAGCCGTGACCCGGAGGCGGTGGTGCTGGTCGGTACGCCGGACTGGTCCTCGCTCGGCGTCTCCGGCAGCGGCGGCGGGGTCGACACGATCGCGGCCACTCCGGTCACCGGCGGCAACCTGATGTACGTCTTCCACTTCTACGCCGCCTCACACGGCGACCTGTACTACAACACGTTCGCCCAGGCCGCCGACCGGCTGCCGCTCTTCGTGACCGAGTTCGGCACCCAGGAGCACACAGGTGACGGCGCGAACAACTTCGCCATGGCCCAGCGCTACCTCGACCTGATGGCCAGTAAGAAGATCAGTTGGACGAACTGGAACTTCTCCGACGACTTCCGCTCCGGCGCGGTCTTCACCACCGGCACCTGCGGCAGCGGACAGTTCGGCGGCACCAGCCGGCTCAAGCCGGCCGGCGGCTGGATCCGCGACCGGATCCGCACCCCCGACGACTTCTGA
- a CDS encoding LysR family transcriptional regulator produces MEVELRHLRALAAVVDAGTFTGAAASLGVSQAAVSRTVAALEAALGTRLLHRSARHVTLTATGVQVLARARTLLDEVAALYRVVERSRTELRVGYAWAALGRHTRHLQKAWAAEHPRVPLVFVQVATASAGLAEGVADVAVIRRPLRDQRFRTVQVGVEARYAAVATGSRLARRRAVGLDDLTRHTVAIDDRTGTTTADLWPSGQAPRAVRSVHGVDEWLTLIAAGQAVGITSEATAHQNPRPGVAYRPVRDAPPLPVWLAWWTDDPPSHLADLLDLACVTYRFSPRCANT; encoded by the coding sequence ATGGAGGTGGAGCTGCGGCATCTGCGGGCGCTGGCCGCGGTCGTCGACGCGGGCACGTTCACCGGTGCGGCTGCCTCTCTGGGCGTCTCCCAGGCCGCGGTCTCGCGTACCGTCGCCGCGTTGGAGGCCGCCCTCGGCACCCGGCTGCTGCACCGCAGTGCCCGCCATGTCACGCTGACCGCGACCGGTGTGCAGGTGCTGGCGCGGGCACGGACCCTGCTCGACGAGGTCGCCGCGCTGTACCGCGTCGTCGAACGGTCCCGGACCGAACTACGGGTCGGTTACGCCTGGGCCGCGCTGGGCAGACATACTCGCCACCTGCAGAAGGCGTGGGCTGCGGAGCATCCCCGGGTGCCTCTGGTGTTCGTCCAGGTCGCCACGGCCAGCGCCGGCCTCGCCGAGGGCGTGGCGGACGTGGCGGTGATCCGCCGACCGCTGCGCGACCAGCGCTTCCGCACCGTGCAGGTGGGAGTCGAGGCCCGCTACGCAGCCGTCGCCACCGGCAGCCGCCTGGCTCGACGTCGAGCGGTCGGCCTGGACGATCTCACCCGGCACACCGTGGCGATCGACGACCGCACCGGCACCACCACCGCTGACCTGTGGCCGTCCGGGCAGGCGCCGAGGGCGGTCCGCTCCGTGCACGGCGTGGACGAATGGCTCACTCTGATCGCCGCCGGGCAGGCGGTCGGTATCACCTCCGAGGCCACCGCCCACCAGAACCCCCGCCCTGGCGTCGCCTACCGGCCGGTGCGCGACGCGCCACCCCTGCCGGTCTGGCTCGCCTGGTGGACGGACGACCCGCCCTCCCACCTTGCGGACCTGCTTGATCTCGCCTGTGTCACCTACCGCTTCAGTCCGCGTTGCGCCAATACTTAA
- a CDS encoding EamA family transporter, whose amino-acid sequence MPLNRTTARTSGTADRPAAAGRASLLGGLATMVASATSNQVGAAVGAHAFATIGPAGVVAVRQFVAAAVLLPVARPNLRRFGWAQWWPTLLLGLVFATMNLSLYTAIDRIGLGLAVTLEFLGPLAVALAGSRTRLDLACAAGAAVGVYVLVMPDPSSDYPGLGLGLVAAGCWAAYILLNRLVGARLPGLEAPAAATAVSALAYLPVAAALVAQGQLHGAGVRYAVVAGLLSSVVPYAADLVALRRVPARFFGLVMSVHPVLAALAGLVLLHQVLAPHEWVGIAVVVAANAAAVAAHAGTRSTTAARRRARPAG is encoded by the coding sequence ATGCCCCTGAACCGCACCACGGCCCGTACCTCTGGAACAGCCGACCGACCAGCCGCCGCCGGCCGGGCCTCGCTGCTCGGCGGCCTGGCGACGATGGTCGCCAGCGCGACCAGCAACCAGGTCGGTGCCGCCGTCGGCGCGCACGCCTTCGCCACGATCGGACCGGCGGGCGTCGTCGCGGTCCGGCAGTTCGTGGCGGCTGCCGTCCTCCTACCGGTCGCCCGCCCGAACCTGCGCCGCTTCGGCTGGGCGCAGTGGTGGCCCACCCTTCTGCTGGGGCTGGTCTTCGCGACAATGAACCTGAGCCTGTACACGGCGATCGACCGGATCGGGCTCGGCCTGGCGGTCACGCTGGAGTTCCTCGGCCCGCTCGCGGTGGCGTTGGCCGGCTCACGCACGCGACTGGACCTGGCGTGCGCGGCCGGGGCGGCCGTCGGTGTGTACGTGCTGGTGATGCCGGATCCCAGCAGCGACTACCCGGGGCTGGGACTGGGCCTGGTCGCAGCCGGCTGCTGGGCGGCGTACATCCTGCTCAACCGCCTCGTCGGAGCCCGGCTGCCGGGCCTGGAGGCACCGGCGGCGGCGACCGCGGTCTCCGCACTGGCCTACCTACCAGTCGCCGCGGCCCTCGTCGCTCAGGGACAGCTGCACGGTGCCGGTGTCCGGTACGCGGTGGTCGCCGGGCTGCTCAGCTCCGTGGTGCCCTACGCCGCAGACCTGGTCGCCCTGCGGCGGGTGCCGGCGCGGTTCTTCGGCCTGGTCATGAGCGTCCACCCGGTCCTGGCCGCGCTCGCCGGGCTGGTCCTGCTGCACCAGGTCCTCGCGCCGCACGAGTGGGTGGGCATCGCCGTCGTGGTCGCTGCCAACGCGGCGGCCGTCGCCGCCCATGCCGGCACCCGTTCCACGACGGCAGCCCGACGTCGTGCCCGCCCTGCCGGGTGA
- a CDS encoding VOC family protein: MNIKVSHCFITVDDHDKALGFYRDVLGLQVRTDVSFEGMRWVTVSPPSQPELEITIETPDSNPGASAEDKQKQSELLAKGLLRGLIFVTDDVDATFEHIRASGAEVLQEPVDQAYGVRDCAFRDPAGNMVRFNQPRTDR; this comes from the coding sequence ATGAACATCAAGGTTTCGCACTGCTTCATCACCGTCGACGACCACGACAAGGCCCTCGGGTTCTACCGCGACGTGCTCGGTCTCCAGGTCCGCACGGACGTCAGCTTCGAGGGCATGCGGTGGGTGACCGTGTCGCCGCCGAGCCAGCCCGAGCTGGAGATCACCATCGAGACGCCCGACTCCAACCCCGGCGCCTCCGCCGAGGACAAGCAGAAGCAGTCAGAGCTGCTCGCCAAGGGCCTGCTGCGCGGACTCATCTTCGTCACCGACGACGTCGACGCCACCTTCGAACACATCCGTGCCTCCGGCGCCGAGGTGCTCCAGGAGCCCGTCGACCAGGCCTACGGCGTACGCGACTGCGCGTTCCGGGATCCGGCGGGAAACATGGTCCGCTTCAACCAGCCGCGCACGGACCGCTAG
- a CDS encoding helix-turn-helix transcriptional regulator yields MDRDFAEPLDVPALAREALMSPGHFSRSFRAAFGETPYSHLMTRRIERAKALLRRGDLTVTEVCFAVGCTSLGSFSSRFTELVGETPSAYRARTHATGAAIPPCVAKILTRPVRNGEARTASRR; encoded by the coding sequence ATGGACCGCGATTTCGCGGAGCCGCTGGACGTGCCCGCGCTCGCCCGGGAGGCCCTGATGTCGCCGGGCCACTTCTCGCGCAGCTTCCGGGCGGCGTTCGGCGAGACGCCCTACAGCCACCTGATGACCAGGCGGATCGAGCGGGCCAAGGCGCTGCTGCGTCGGGGCGACCTGACCGTCACCGAGGTCTGCTTCGCCGTCGGCTGCACCTCGCTCGGCTCGTTCAGCTCCCGCTTCACGGAGTTGGTCGGCGAGACCCCGAGCGCCTACCGGGCGCGGACCCACGCGACGGGCGCCGCCATCCCACCGTGCGTCGCCAAGATTCTCACCAGACCGGTCAGGAACGGAGAAGCCCGCACGGCCTCGCGTAGGTAG
- the solA gene encoding N-methyl-L-tryptophan oxidase, with amino-acid sequence MATYDVIVVGLGGMGGSAAYHLAARGRRVLGLEKFEPVHRRGSSHGGSRIIRQAYFEDPAYVPLLRRAYELWEKLEHDVGQDIMSLTGGLFVGPADSLTFAGSLRAAREWDLPHEILDADELRRRFPTFSPRPDEVAFFEAKAGFVRPEATVAAHHRLAARHGADLRYEEPVLRWVALPGGGVRVTTPRGSYSADRLVLCPGAWAPRLLSDLGLPITVERQVMHWFQPRDGVAAFEPGRHPIYIHEDGGGTQIYGFPAIDGPEGGAKVAFFRRGRPCDPETVDRQVHPEEIQDMRDHLATVLPTLAGRFLTAATCMYTLTPDHHFVIGPHPEHPQVSVACGFSGHGFKFVPVVGEILADLATTGTTAHPVRLFDPRREYR; translated from the coding sequence GTGGCAACGTATGACGTCATTGTCGTGGGACTCGGCGGGATGGGCGGCAGCGCCGCCTACCACCTGGCCGCGCGGGGACGGCGCGTGCTGGGCCTGGAGAAGTTCGAGCCGGTGCACCGCCGGGGGTCCAGCCACGGCGGCTCGCGCATCATCCGGCAGGCCTACTTCGAGGACCCGGCCTACGTGCCGCTGCTGCGGCGCGCCTACGAGCTGTGGGAGAAGCTGGAACACGACGTCGGGCAGGACATCATGTCGCTCACCGGCGGCCTCTTCGTCGGTCCCGCCGACAGCCTCACCTTCGCGGGTAGCCTGCGCGCCGCACGGGAGTGGGACCTGCCCCACGAGATCCTCGACGCCGACGAGCTTCGTCGCCGCTTCCCGACCTTCAGCCCGCGCCCCGACGAGGTGGCGTTCTTCGAGGCCAAGGCCGGCTTCGTCCGGCCCGAGGCGACCGTCGCCGCGCACCACCGGCTCGCCGCCCGGCACGGCGCCGACCTCCGGTACGAGGAGCCGGTGCTGCGCTGGGTGGCGTTGCCCGGCGGCGGGGTGCGGGTGACGACCCCGCGCGGCTCCTACTCGGCCGATCGGCTCGTCCTCTGCCCCGGTGCCTGGGCCCCGCGACTCCTGTCCGACCTGGGCCTGCCGATCACCGTCGAGCGGCAGGTCATGCACTGGTTCCAGCCCCGGGACGGGGTGGCCGCCTTCGAGCCCGGACGGCACCCGATCTACATCCACGAGGACGGCGGGGGCACGCAGATCTACGGGTTCCCGGCGATCGACGGGCCGGAGGGCGGGGCCAAGGTAGCTTTCTTCCGTCGCGGTCGGCCCTGCGATCCGGAGACCGTGGACCGGCAGGTGCACCCCGAGGAGATCCAGGACATGCGGGACCACCTCGCCACCGTCCTGCCCACCCTCGCCGGTCGCTTCCTCACCGCGGCCACCTGCATGTACACCCTGACGCCGGACCACCACTTCGTCATCGGGCCGCACCCGGAACACCCACAGGTCAGCGTGGCCTGCGGCTTCTCCGGTCACGGCTTCAAGTTCGTCCCCGTCGTCGGCGAGATCCTGGCCGACCTGGCGACGACCGGTACGACCGCACACCCGGTGCGCCTCTTCGACCCCCGACGCGAGTACCGGTGA
- a CDS encoding ATP-grasp domain-containing protein, which produces MSGSRPSVLIVGGAVDGAGTECVRLAQAHGLRVIVTEAEEKVAGAGRAVELADLAVPLDRRDVDGHVAWATANAQREAIVGVYCFREYAVPTTAAVAEALGLPGSPVTSALLVRDKFRCRERLRAAGFPQPRGTMCTGPDDTVAFARRVAGPWVVKPNDAHGSLGVTVVHRAEDLPAAVDALPPAHRTSFLVEEFQPGDEYSAEGVFVDGEPRVLVLTRETPIRDTIVVEELTMPAPLPADLAARARRVVEDGLRAVGLSFGTFHVEFWIDGETVVLGEVHNRPAGAPRGMSIQMIEAVTGVNVHGVVFAQLLGRTPRLDREARAGAATLLDVYAPPGRVQAGLAVETVTADPTCLGLYVSVRPGDQVPPIRQAGDMPAVLVAVGESVEDSRKNAARLADLLSLTTQPPN; this is translated from the coding sequence TTGAGCGGGTCACGACCTTCGGTGCTGATCGTGGGCGGTGCCGTCGACGGGGCGGGGACGGAGTGCGTACGGCTGGCCCAGGCGCACGGCCTCCGGGTGATCGTCACCGAGGCCGAGGAGAAGGTGGCCGGCGCGGGCCGGGCCGTCGAGCTGGCCGACCTCGCGGTCCCGTTGGACCGCCGGGACGTCGACGGCCACGTCGCCTGGGCGACCGCCAACGCGCAGCGGGAGGCCATCGTGGGCGTCTACTGCTTCCGGGAGTACGCGGTGCCGACCACCGCCGCCGTGGCCGAGGCCCTCGGTCTGCCCGGCAGCCCCGTGACGTCGGCCCTGCTCGTCCGGGACAAGTTCCGCTGCCGGGAACGGTTGCGGGCCGCCGGCTTCCCGCAGCCGCGCGGCACGATGTGCACGGGGCCCGACGACACGGTGGCCTTCGCCCGCCGGGTCGCCGGCCCGTGGGTGGTCAAGCCCAACGACGCGCACGGCAGCCTGGGCGTCACGGTGGTGCACCGGGCCGAGGACCTCCCGGCCGCGGTCGACGCGCTGCCGCCGGCCCACCGTACGTCGTTCCTGGTGGAGGAGTTCCAGCCGGGCGACGAGTACAGCGCGGAGGGGGTGTTCGTGGACGGTGAGCCGAGGGTGCTCGTGCTCACCCGGGAGACACCGATCCGGGACACCATCGTCGTGGAGGAGCTGACGATGCCCGCCCCGCTCCCGGCCGACCTCGCCGCGCGCGCCCGACGCGTCGTCGAGGACGGACTGCGGGCCGTGGGGCTCTCCTTCGGCACGTTCCACGTGGAGTTCTGGATCGACGGGGAGACCGTCGTCCTCGGTGAGGTGCACAACCGGCCGGCGGGCGCCCCCCGTGGCATGTCCATCCAGATGATCGAGGCGGTGACCGGCGTCAACGTACACGGGGTGGTGTTCGCGCAACTGCTCGGCCGTACGCCCCGGTTGGACCGCGAGGCCCGCGCGGGCGCGGCCACCCTGTTGGACGTGTACGCGCCGCCCGGCCGGGTTCAGGCGGGCCTGGCGGTGGAGACCGTGACCGCGGATCCGACCTGCCTCGGCCTGTACGTCAGCGTCCGCCCCGGCGACCAGGTGCCGCCGATCCGGCAGGCCGGTGACATGCCGGCGGTGCTGGTGGCGGTGGGTGAGTCGGTCGAGGACTCCCGCAAGAACGCCGCCCGCCTGGCCGATCTGCTCTCCCTGACCACCCAACCGCCCAACTGA
- a CDS encoding alpha/beta fold hydrolase: MATMRLGDGRGYAFEEWGDARGRALFWLYGAPGGRLARHSDPDLWRRLGLRVVTVDRPGYGQSTPLPGRPVSHVAADVAAVADRLGIDRFAVQGLSAGGPYALALAALLGDRVAACAAVGSVAPLTVAEEAAMADINRESFRLVREEGRAGLARRLTDLREKMLADPYGSQVTHSPDASPEERDWLTRPEVRRIAAENLVDALRPGVDGWADDAVALVPGQPWGFDPATITCPVRFWHGDDDANSPLSAVRRLVTAIPQAALTIWYGEGHTAPSRHAEDVLVDLLAHWR, from the coding sequence ATGGCGACGATGCGGCTGGGGGACGGTCGCGGGTATGCGTTCGAGGAGTGGGGGGACGCCCGGGGGCGAGCGCTGTTCTGGCTCTACGGCGCCCCCGGGGGCCGGTTGGCTCGACACTCCGATCCGGACCTGTGGCGGCGGCTGGGGCTGCGGGTGGTGACGGTGGACCGGCCGGGATACGGCCAGTCGACTCCGCTGCCCGGACGTCCGGTGTCGCACGTGGCCGCCGACGTCGCGGCCGTCGCCGACCGGCTGGGCATCGACCGGTTCGCCGTCCAGGGCCTCTCCGCCGGAGGACCGTACGCGCTGGCCCTCGCGGCCCTGCTCGGTGACCGGGTCGCCGCCTGCGCCGCGGTCGGCTCGGTGGCGCCGTTGACGGTGGCGGAGGAGGCCGCCATGGCCGACATCAACCGGGAGTCGTTCCGGCTGGTGCGGGAGGAGGGCCGGGCCGGCCTCGCGCGGCGACTGACGGACCTGCGGGAGAAGATGCTCGCCGATCCGTACGGCAGCCAGGTCACCCACTCCCCCGACGCGTCCCCGGAGGAACGCGACTGGCTCACCCGACCCGAGGTCCGGCGGATCGCCGCCGAGAACCTGGTCGACGCGCTGCGGCCCGGCGTGGACGGCTGGGCGGACGACGCGGTCGCGCTGGTGCCGGGCCAGCCGTGGGGGTTCGATCCGGCCACGATCACCTGCCCGGTTCGCTTCTGGCACGGCGACGACGACGCCAACAGCCCGCTGTCCGCCGTGCGGCGGCTGGTCACGGCCATCCCGCAGGCGGCGCTGACGATCTGGTACGGCGAGGGGCACACGGCACCGAGCCGCCACGCCGAGGACGTGCTCGTCGACCTGCTCGCCCACTGGCGGTGA
- a CDS encoding leucyl/phenylalanyl-tRNA--protein transferase yields the protein MTWTFPDWTQSNDDMPVAVGADLSVEALTNAYRSGYYPVPPTNDYWRNWNEEKYGPALDSGVIPALGDRYPRFTLPWWSPARRAVLLPETVRLGRTVRQSLSRTGWTTTMDTATETVIERCGPARDEPTWLSREVADAYLRLAETGIVHSVEVWDADGELIGGTFGVLTGTVLTGESCFRTRDNAVRVALLDGLLRLLDAGGELFDCQILSGYLPSIGGVEIAKREFHERLEAGRKSELVLPTERRSLERILRLRPKPGYVPEP from the coding sequence GTGACCTGGACGTTCCCCGACTGGACCCAGTCGAACGACGACATGCCGGTGGCGGTGGGCGCCGACCTGTCGGTGGAGGCGCTGACCAACGCCTACCGCAGTGGCTACTACCCGGTCCCGCCCACCAACGACTACTGGCGCAACTGGAACGAGGAGAAGTACGGCCCCGCTCTGGACTCCGGCGTCATTCCCGCCCTCGGTGACCGCTATCCCCGCTTCACTCTGCCGTGGTGGTCGCCGGCGCGGCGGGCGGTCCTGCTCCCGGAGACCGTCCGGCTGGGCCGGACCGTACGCCAGAGCCTGAGCCGGACCGGCTGGACCACCACCATGGACACCGCCACCGAGACGGTGATCGAGCGCTGCGGTCCGGCCCGCGACGAGCCGACCTGGCTCTCCCGCGAGGTCGCCGACGCCTACCTGCGCCTCGCCGAGACGGGGATCGTGCACTCGGTCGAGGTGTGGGACGCCGACGGCGAACTGATCGGTGGGACGTTCGGCGTGCTGACCGGTACGGTCCTGACCGGCGAGTCCTGCTTCCGTACCCGGGACAACGCGGTGCGGGTCGCCCTGCTGGACGGCCTGCTCCGGCTGCTCGACGCGGGCGGTGAGCTCTTCGACTGCCAGATCCTCAGTGGCTACCTCCCGTCGATCGGCGGGGTCGAGATCGCCAAGCGGGAGTTCCACGAACGGCTGGAGGCCGGCAGGAAGTCCGAACTGGTGCTCCCCACGGAGCGCCGGTCGCTGGAGCGGATCCTGCGGCTCCGCCCGAAACCCGGGTACGTGCCGGAGCCGTGA
- a CDS encoding condensation domain-containing protein, with protein sequence MSQSPTAPPQARPADPPAPREEIAARIAALFDDVLDRAGCGPEDQFFQLGGDSLTGMRMLARVHEEFDVRIQVADLYHHNTPLALADRLVELRAQPDTWQRSLASTTRRRRGKPFPLALGQEGFYAIEQVTRGAGFFNSVLLIQLVGDVDVTALTGAVEDLVRRQTQLRVVFCEEDGLPGQRIVDQPPEITRLDLRGRGAQALRRLTQMEYLRGFDLHAKPAVRFTIARTADDTYALVLAVHHIVFDAMSQEILLDELAHAYRSRVGEERARPPLRTDYLDFAEWQRDVLCGERLERHLDALSQTLSEPAARIAPGEPTSRFTARIDDLEIPPDTVNGLDRLAMAHGSTLFLVLFTAVAEFAQRRTGQRRQVVTVQTANRSRPGSEQIVGCFSNMLCVGVDVDPAGTMAESLARTQASLGRALAHEEMPFDHALALLEQRGWDPVAAGHMPQLGFTLQQGSDDQIDLPGCTMRAEAVLQEAENFDPTSFPLVVELGAGQGRLVGKTHHLLDMWPGDSFPVARDELLSTIASFARAGGAAPTTP encoded by the coding sequence ATGAGCCAGTCCCCGACGGCGCCGCCGCAGGCCCGGCCGGCCGACCCGCCCGCGCCGCGCGAGGAGATCGCAGCCCGGATCGCGGCGCTCTTCGACGACGTGCTCGACCGGGCCGGCTGCGGACCGGAGGACCAGTTCTTCCAGCTCGGCGGTGACTCGCTCACCGGCATGCGGATGCTCGCCCGGGTGCACGAGGAGTTCGACGTCCGCATCCAGGTGGCGGACCTGTACCACCACAACACGCCGTTGGCGCTGGCCGACCGTCTGGTCGAGCTGCGCGCCCAGCCGGACACCTGGCAGCGGTCCCTGGCGAGCACGACGCGCCGCCGACGCGGCAAGCCGTTCCCGCTGGCGCTGGGCCAGGAGGGCTTCTACGCGATCGAGCAGGTGACCCGGGGCGCCGGGTTCTTCAACAGCGTGCTGCTCATCCAACTGGTCGGCGACGTCGACGTCACGGCGCTCACCGGCGCGGTGGAGGACCTGGTCCGCCGACAGACCCAACTACGGGTGGTGTTCTGCGAGGAGGACGGCCTGCCCGGCCAGCGCATCGTGGACCAGCCACCCGAGATCACCCGGCTGGACCTGCGGGGACGCGGCGCGCAGGCGCTGCGCCGCCTGACCCAGATGGAGTACCTGCGCGGGTTCGACCTGCACGCCAAACCCGCCGTGCGGTTCACCATCGCCCGGACCGCCGACGACACGTACGCCCTGGTGCTGGCGGTGCACCACATCGTCTTCGACGCCATGTCGCAGGAGATCCTGCTCGACGAGCTGGCCCACGCGTACCGCAGCCGCGTCGGGGAGGAGCGGGCGCGGCCACCGTTGCGCACCGACTACCTCGACTTCGCCGAGTGGCAGCGCGACGTGCTGTGTGGGGAACGGTTGGAGCGTCACCTGGACGCGCTCAGCCAGACGTTGAGCGAACCGGCAGCCCGGATCGCCCCCGGCGAGCCGACCAGCCGGTTCACCGCGCGGATCGACGACCTCGAGATTCCGCCGGACACCGTCAACGGCCTGGACCGGCTCGCCATGGCCCACGGCTCCACGCTGTTCCTGGTGCTCTTCACGGCGGTCGCCGAGTTCGCCCAGCGCCGTACCGGCCAGCGGCGGCAGGTGGTCACCGTACAGACGGCCAACCGGAGCCGGCCGGGCAGCGAGCAGATCGTCGGCTGCTTCTCGAACATGCTCTGCGTGGGCGTCGACGTCGACCCGGCGGGGACCATGGCCGAGTCGCTGGCGCGTACCCAGGCCAGTCTCGGCCGGGCCCTGGCGCACGAGGAGATGCCCTTCGACCACGCGTTGGCGCTGCTGGAGCAGCGCGGCTGGGACCCGGTCGCCGCAGGGCACATGCCGCAACTCGGCTTCACCCTGCAACAGGGCTCCGACGACCAGATCGACCTGCCCGGGTGCACCATGCGCGCGGAGGCGGTCCTGCAGGAGGCGGAGAACTTCGACCCCACCAGCTTCCCGCTCGTGGTCGAACTCGGCGCCGGTCAGGGCCGGCTGGTGGGGAAGACGCACCATCTGCTGGACATGTGGCCGGGCGACTCCTTCCCGGTCGCCCGGGACGAACTGCTCTCGACCATCGCGAGCTTCGCGCGGGCAGGAGGTGCGGCGCCGACCACGCCGTGA
- a CDS encoding phytanoyl-CoA dioxygenase family protein produces MEAQFLAPDDPGIGEALRRDGVVYIRDILDPEQVAQTREVLASYEKTVLPKIRRSSQEADSHGRLVMYRDVERYDPWLNDLVRQPSLLGLVQRAVDWDPIIYYLDVFPKPAGGTPIDAHQELYTVPVDPPQLLHLWIPLEDVTPENGSIHFYHGTHRLGLAPHVERPGVAPTVDPRVLDRIENMRVEVTCPAGWGAIFGGYMIHWSGPNRSDRDRPAMTIGLRGRHTTIKSEAENVTSLVARVFREETELPTYGWDDDFYGSGGNDEVAGRVLARIHDDHGVTIPLSDFSAYRTPRAMAARVLELQGHDALDRR; encoded by the coding sequence ATGGAAGCACAGTTTCTCGCCCCCGACGACCCCGGCATCGGCGAGGCGCTGCGCCGCGACGGGGTGGTCTACATCCGGGACATCCTCGACCCCGAGCAGGTGGCCCAGACCCGTGAGGTGCTGGCGAGCTACGAGAAGACGGTTCTTCCCAAGATCCGGCGCTCCTCCCAGGAGGCCGACTCCCACGGTCGCCTGGTGATGTACCGCGACGTCGAGCGGTACGACCCCTGGCTGAACGACCTCGTCCGGCAGCCCAGCCTCCTGGGCCTGGTGCAGCGCGCGGTCGACTGGGATCCGATCATCTACTACCTCGACGTCTTCCCCAAGCCGGCCGGTGGCACGCCGATCGACGCCCACCAGGAGCTCTACACGGTGCCGGTGGATCCGCCGCAACTGCTGCACCTGTGGATCCCGCTGGAGGACGTGACCCCCGAGAACGGGAGCATCCACTTCTACCACGGCACCCACCGGCTCGGCCTCGCGCCGCACGTGGAGCGACCCGGGGTGGCGCCGACGGTCGATCCCCGGGTGCTCGACCGGATCGAGAACATGCGGGTCGAGGTGACCTGCCCGGCGGGCTGGGGCGCCATCTTCGGCGGCTACATGATCCACTGGAGTGGCCCGAACCGGAGCGACCGCGACCGACCGGCCATGACCATCGGCCTCCGCGGTCGGCACACCACGATCAAGAGCGAGGCGGAGAACGTCACCAGCCTCGTCGCCCGGGTCTTCCGGGAGGAGACGGAGCTGCCGACCTACGGCTGGGACGACGACTTCTACGGCAGTGGCGGCAACGACGAGGTCGCCGGGCGTGTGCTCGCCCGGATCCACGACGACCACGGCGTGACGATCCCGCTGAGCGACTTCAGCGCGTACCGTACGCCCAGGGCGATGGCGGCCCGGGTGCTGGAGTTGCAGGGCCACGACGCGCTGGACCGCCGATGA